Part of the Sandaracinaceae bacterium genome, CGCCGGGTCACTTCCGGCTCGCCACGGGCGGCACGCTCTTCCTCGACGAGGTCGCGGAGCTCTCGCTCGAGCTCCAGGCCAAGCTCTTGCGCGTGCTGCAAGAGCGCGTGGTGGTGCCCGTCGGTGGCCGCGACTCGATCCCCATCGACGTCCGCGTGGTCTCGGCCACGCACCGTTCGCTGCAGGCCTCCGTGGCGGAGGGCTCGTTCCGCGCGGACCTCATGTATCGCCTTCGCGTGGTGCCGCTCTTCATCCCGCCCCTGCGCGAGCGGGGCGACGACGTGCTGCACATCGCGCGACGCTTCATCGAAGAGCAGAACGCCCAGGGGGAACGGCAGGTGCTGAGCCTCTCGAGCGGCGCGCGCGCACGCCTCCTCGCGCACCCGTTTCCGGGCAACGTGCGTGAGCTGCAGAACGTCATCGAGTACGCGTTCACGATGGGCGACGGCCCGGTGCTGATGGAGTCCGATCTGCCCCCCGAGCTGCGCGAGGCGCAGGCGGCCGACGCCCAGCACGACGGCGCACCGCACGACGACGGCCGCGCGCACGTCAACGTCCCGCGACCACCGCGGGACCCCGGCGGGAGTCCCGCGCCGAGCGACGGTCGGGCCGCGTACGGGGCCGCAGCACAGCGCGACGAGGCCGCACGCATCCGCTATGCCCTCGAGCGCGCGTCCGGCCATCGCGGTCGCGCCGCGCAGAGCCTGGGGGTCAGCCGGGCGACGCTCTGGCGCCGCATGCGCGCGCTCGGACTGCACGAGTGAGCGTCAGCGCGACTGGCGCGGCGCCCCGGCCTACCCCGCGCAGGTCCCTCCCGCAGCAGCCTGCTCGTGGTACGCGCTCATGCCTCCGCGCATCGACGCCACCCGCTTGAACCCCATCGCCTCGAGCGTGCGCGCCGCACCCGCCGAGCGCCGCCCGCTGCGACAGATGACCACGACGGGCTGCTCGCGCGGCGCGTCGGCCATGCGCGTCTCGAGCTCACCCAGCACCACCGACTCGGCGTGCGCGATCTTGGGCAGCTCGCCGACCAGCTCGTCGGGCTCGCGCACGTCCACCAGCCGCACCTCGGCCTCGGCCTCGCGCACCCACTGCGCGCTGACCTCCGGTGTTCCGTCGCTGAGCCGCTCCACCGGCGCCCAGCCACGCTCCGCAGGCAGGGCCGTGTCCCCCTGAGGCGCGAGCCCGCAGGCGAGGTTGGCGGGCACCGCCACGTCGATCTTGGACGGTAGCGCGAGGTTGAGCTCGCTCATGATGCCGACGAACTGCTCCTTGGTGCGGCCCCCGCCCAGGCGCGGGTTCCAACGCTTCTCCTCGCCCACGGTGCTCATGGTGCGCCCGCGGTAGTCGTGGCCGGGCCAGATGCGGGTGTCGTCGGGCAACGAGAAGACCTGCTGTTGTACCGAGTCGTAGAGGGTCCCGGCGTCGCCTTGCTGGAAATCCGTGCGCCCGCAGCCCCGGATGAGCAACGCATCGCCCGTGAACACGTGCTGATGATCCGCCGTGACGTAGCTGACGCAGCCGTTGGTGTGACCCGGCGTGGCGCGCACCTCCAGCGTGATGCCGCCCACTTGCACGCGATCGCCGTGCCCGACCTTCACGTCGGCGCACGCGGCGCCAGCGCTCTCGCTGACCACGGAGCGGCTCCCGAGCCGTTGGCGCAGCAGCCCGGAGCCCGTGATGTGATCCGCGTGGGCGTGCGTCTCGAGCGTGTGCACGAGCTCGAGACCGAGCTCCTGGAGGAGCTGCGCGTCGCGCTCGACCTGGTCGATGACCGGGTCGATCAGCGCGGCCTTACGCGTCTCGGGGTCGGCCACGAGGTAGGTGTAGGTGCTGGATTCCGGATCGAAGAGCTGTCGAAAGAGCATGATGACCTCCGAGCGCTGACTACAGCACGACCCGTGCCAGCTGCGCGACGGCTGTTTCGCGTGCTTCTGCAACACGTTGCAACAACGTGAGACGTGGCTGCAACACCTGCGATCAGCCCGTGCAACATGCGGCAAGGCTCCAGGCGCAAGACGCGCGTGGAAAACGCCTGGCACGCGCCTCCTGCGCCGCGCTCCACGTTGGCACACGCCGTGCTTATCCGGTCCGCATGGTCTCTCCTTTCTTCTCGAGCGCCAGCCTGCACGGACTGCTCGGCGGGCTGCTCATCGGCCTCGCGGGTGCGTTGCTCTGGTTCTTCAACGGGCGTATCGCTGGCATCAGCGGCATCACGGCCGGGCTCTTTGCGGGCCCCTTGCGCGACGCCTCGTGGCGAGCGGCCTTCTTGGTCGGGCTCGCGCTGACCTCCGTCGTCGGCGCCCTCGTGGCGCCCCACGTCTTCGGCACCGCTGCGCCCGTCGACGGGAGCCGCATGGTCGTCGCGGGGCTCTTGGTGGGCGTGGGCACGGGCCTGGGTGGCGGCTGCACCAGCGGACACGGCGTGTGCGGCCTCGGCCGCTTCTCGCGTCGTTCGCTGGTCGCCACGCTCACGTTCATCGGAGCGGGCATGCTCACGGTCGCGTGCCTGCGGCTCGCGGGGGGGCTCTCGTGAGGAACCTCGTCGCGTTGCTCGCAGGCGTGCTGTTCAGCGCGGGCCTGATGCTGTCGGGCATGACCGACCCCGCGCGTGTCATCGGGTTCTTGGACCTCGCGGCGTGGGACCCGACGCTCATGTTCGTCATGGGTGGCGCGCTGCTGGTCACCACACCCACCTTCCTGCTCTCGCGGCGCCGCGCGCGGCCCGTGTTGGACGCCACCTTCCACCCCCCGACGAAGACCGCCATCGAGCCGCGCCTCGTCGGAGGAGCGGCGCTGTTCGGCGTGGGCTGGGGTCTCGTGGGGCTCTGCCCTGGACCGGCGCTCACGTCGCTTGCGACCGGGCGCGTCGACGTCCTGCTGTTCGTTGTCGCGATGATCGCGAGCCTGTGGGCGGTGAGGCGCTGGGACCTCTCACGTGAGGCGCCGAGTGACACCGCGCGAGGAGCAGCAACCAGCGATGTCTGAGCGTGCCGCACGTGCCCCGGGTCCGAGGCTGCCGCTGCCCGAGTGGGCGCGGGGCTACGACCGGGACACGTTGCGCGCCGACGCCATCGCGGGCGCCATCGTCGCTGCGGTGCTCATCCCGCAGGCCATGGCGTACGCCACCCTCGCCAACCTTCCGCCCATCGTGGGGCTCTACGCCGCGGCGGTGGCCCCCCTGTTCTATCCGCTGCTGGCGAGCTCACGGCGACTGGCCGTGGGCCCCGTAGCGCTCGACTCCATGTTGGTCGCCGGCACGCTCGCGAGCATCGGCGCCGTGGCCGTCGGCGAGCGCGTCGCGTATGGCGCACTGCTGGCGTTGATGGTGGGAGCCGTGCTGTTCGTGCTGGGCACGCTGCGCTTCGGCTTCGTGGCCAACTTCCTCTCGCGTCCGGTCGTGCTGGGCTTCACCGCGGGCGCCGCGCTGCTGATCGCCTCGGGGCAGCTCGGACCCCTGCTGGGTGTGCGCGTGCCTTCGGGTGGAGGCCTGCCCGGGGTCGTGCGCTCCGTGATCGAGGCCGCGCCGCGCACGCACCTGCCCACCCTGATCGTCGGAGCGAGCAGCGTCGCTCTCCTGCTCGTGCTCCGGAAGCCCCTCCCCCGCGCCTCCGCCCCCTTGGTCCTCGGCGCCGCACTCGGCGCGTCCCAACTGCTGGATCTCGCGTCGCTGGGGGTGCGTGTGGTGGGCGAGCTCCCGCGCGGTCTGCCCATGCCGCGCCTGCCCGACGCCGCGTTCGTCCGAGACGCACCGTTCGACCTCCTGCTGCCTGCCGCGCTGACCATCGCGCTGGTGGCGTTCACCGAGGGCATCGCCACTGCGCGCGCGATGACGGACGCGGGCCAAGTGGTGCGCCCGAGCCGTGAGCTGGCCGCCTTGGGCGTCGCCAACCTGGCGGCTGGGCTGTGTGGGGGCTACCCGGTCACGGGTGGCCTGTCGCGCTCCGCCATCAACCGCGGCGCCGGCGCGCGCACCCCGGTCGCCGGGATGGTGAGCGCGGCGCTGGTGGCTGCGGCGCTCGTGTGGGCCACCGGTGCGCTGTACGCGCTGCCCATGGCGAGCCTGGCGGCGTTGGTGATCGTGGCCGTGCTGAAGCTCATCGAGGTGTCCGCGGCGCGCCGCATCGCACGCACGAAGCGCCGCGACGCCGTCGTGCTCGGGCTCACCCTCGTCGCGACCGCGCTGCTCGGCGCGCAGACCGGCCTGTTGGTGGGGGTCGCGCTGTCGGTGGGGGCGTTCTTGGTGAGCACGTCGCGCCCACACTTCGCGCTGCTCGGGCGCATCCCCGGCACGCAGAGCTACCTCAACGTCGACCGGCATCCGCACGCCGTACCGACCGACGGGGTCGCCGTGCTGCGCATCGACGCGCAGCTGTACTTCGGCAACGTGACGTTCCTGCAGGACTGCGTGCGCGACCTGGTCCGCGATCACCGCGAGCGCGGCGAAGCGCTGCACACGCTGGTGTTGGAGGCCGCGGGGGTGAACGACCTCGACAGCGCGGCGGCGGAGACGCTCGACGCGCTCGACCTCGAGCTCGAGCAGGCGGGCGTGCGGCTGTTCATGTCGCGCGTGAAGGGCCCCGTGCGCGA contains:
- a CDS encoding YeeE/YedE family protein, which codes for MVSPFFSSASLHGLLGGLLIGLAGALLWFFNGRIAGISGITAGLFAGPLRDASWRAAFLVGLALTSVVGALVAPHVFGTAAPVDGSRMVVAGLLVGVGTGLGGGCTSGHGVCGLGRFSRRSLVATLTFIGAGMLTVACLRLAGGLS
- a CDS encoding sigma 54-interacting transcriptional regulator, producing MASRRKPERPPAPAPEPRREGRGSAVPPRPSPTSVTLLALEDIAGAAIVLDRELRVLDFTPLAEQLMAAPLARGVFAAKALCGEGDQRPVAEALAAGQPVAAEVPRVHPEGGTRVLYVRGTPIRRAGVIEGFVLLLEESGWEQEAPDAPVERFSLLTADRAMKRLLRDIERVARRSATVLVRGETGTGKELVARGIHAASDRRDGPFRAINCAALPPHLLESELFGHVRGAFTGAVRDAPGHFRLATGGTLFLDEVAELSLELQAKLLRVLQERVVVPVGGRDSIPIDVRVVSATHRSLQASVAEGSFRADLMYRLRVVPLFIPPLRERGDDVLHIARRFIEEQNAQGERQVLSLSSGARARLLAHPFPGNVRELQNVIEYAFTMGDGPVLMESDLPPELREAQAADAQHDGAPHDDGRAHVNVPRPPRDPGGSPAPSDGRAAYGAAAQRDEAARIRYALERASGHRGRAAQSLGVSRATLWRRMRALGLHE
- the sulP gene encoding sulfate permease, with product MSERAARAPGPRLPLPEWARGYDRDTLRADAIAGAIVAAVLIPQAMAYATLANLPPIVGLYAAAVAPLFYPLLASSRRLAVGPVALDSMLVAGTLASIGAVAVGERVAYGALLALMVGAVLFVLGTLRFGFVANFLSRPVVLGFTAGAALLIASGQLGPLLGVRVPSGGGLPGVVRSVIEAAPRTHLPTLIVGASSVALLLVLRKPLPRASAPLVLGAALGASQLLDLASLGVRVVGELPRGLPMPRLPDAAFVRDAPFDLLLPAALTIALVAFTEGIATARAMTDAGQVVRPSRELAALGVANLAAGLCGGYPVTGGLSRSAINRGAGARTPVAGMVSAALVAAALVWATGALYALPMASLAALVIVAVLKLIEVSAARRIARTKRRDAVVLGLTLVATALLGAQTGLLVGVALSVGAFLVSTSRPHFALLGRIPGTQSYLNVDRHPHAVPTDGVAVLRIDAQLYFGNVTFLQDCVRDLVRDHRERGEALHTLVLEAAGVNDLDSAAAETLDALDLELEQAGVRLFMSRVKGPVREVLARTTMLQRLARTGRIFLGTHEAVVRATSHEPLVGRDPELDPDPRALPDRLGCGETARRLIATPAKFEAGHGI
- a CDS encoding MBL fold metallo-hydrolase; protein product: MLFRQLFDPESSTYTYLVADPETRKAALIDPVIDQVERDAQLLQELGLELVHTLETHAHADHITGSGLLRQRLGSRSVVSESAGAACADVKVGHGDRVQVGGITLEVRATPGHTNGCVSYVTADHQHVFTGDALLIRGCGRTDFQQGDAGTLYDSVQQQVFSLPDDTRIWPGHDYRGRTMSTVGEEKRWNPRLGGGRTKEQFVGIMSELNLALPSKIDVAVPANLACGLAPQGDTALPAERGWAPVERLSDGTPEVSAQWVREAEAEVRLVDVREPDELVGELPKIAHAESVVLGELETRMADAPREQPVVVICRSGRRSAGAARTLEAMGFKRVASMRGGMSAYHEQAAAGGTCAG